The following proteins come from a genomic window of Lolium rigidum isolate FL_2022 chromosome 5, APGP_CSIRO_Lrig_0.1, whole genome shotgun sequence:
- the LOC124658028 gene encoding cytochrome P450 94C1-like: MEAMDLSWGARCTGAVYLVLSLCVVALAVVLQIIRWWPWCRCHVCRAYMTGSWAREYTNLCDWYAHLLRESPTQTIDVHVLGCTVTANPDNVEHMLKVGFDNFPKGKPFAAILGDLLGGGIFNVDGDAWSHQRKMASFELGSVAVRSHAYKIVAQEVETRLMPVLAGAADGGLVIDLQDVFRRFAFDTICKISFGLDPGCLEQGMPVSGAAVAFDTATRLSAIRGLAVSPLLWKMKRMLNIGTERELKKAIKVVDGLAAAMIQERRKQGVAGKRNDLLSRFMASARDEGNDRFLRDIVVSFLLAGRDTISSGLTTLFMFLSKNPAVAAAMRAEAGSRKPVTYEHLKGLHYTHAVIYENLRLFPPVQFDSKFCAAADVLPDGTYVGAGSRVMYHPYAMGRMPSIWGADCEAFRPERWLTGPGGSFAPVSLYKYPVFQAGLRVCLGKELAVTEMKAVSVAVVRAFDVEVVGENACAPKFAPGLTASLSGGLPVRVRRRV; this comes from the coding sequence ATGGAAGCCATGGATCTGTCATGGGGAGCACGGTGTACCGGCGCCGTGTACTTGGTCCTCTCCTTGTGCGTGGTGGCCCTGGCCGTGGTGCTCCAGATCATCCGGTGGTGGCCATGGTGCCGCTGCCATGTCTGCCGGGCGTACATGACTGGGTCGTGGGCACGGGAGTACACCAACCTGTGCGACTGGTACGCGCACCTCCTCCGCGAGTCGCCGACGCAAACCATCGACGTCCACGTCCTCGGCTGCACCGTCACCGCCAACCCTGACAACGTCGAGCACATGCTTAAGGTCGGCTTCGACAACTTCCCCAAGGGCAAGCCCTTCGCCGCGATCCTCGGCGACCTCCTGGGCGGCGGCATCTTCAACGTCGACGGCGACGCGTGGAGCCACCAGCGCAAGATGGCTAGCTTCGAGCTGGGCAGCGTCGCCGTGCGCTCCCATGCGTACAAGATCGTGGCGCAGGAGGTGGAGACCAGGCTCATGCCGGTCCTGGCCGGCGCCGCCGATGGCGGCCTGGTGATCGACTTGCAGGACGTGTTCCGCCGCTTCGCGTTCGACACCATCTGCAAGATCTCGTTCGGGCTGGACCCAGGCTGCCTCGAACAGGGCATGCCCGTGTCCGGGGCTGCCGTGGCCTTCGACACCGCCACGCGACTCTCCGCTATCCGTGGCCTGGCGGTGTCTCCGCTGCTATGGAAGATGAAGCGGATGCTGAACATTGGAACGGAGAGAGAGCTGAAGAAGGCCATCAAAGTCGTCGACGGGCTCGCGGCGGCGATGATCCAGGAGCGCCGGAAGCAGGGCGTCGCCGGCAAGAGGAACGACCTCCTGTCCCGGTTCATGGCCTCGGCCAGAGACGAGGGTAATGACAGGTTTCTCCGTGACATCGTGGTCAGCTTCCTCCTGGCCGGGAGGGACACGATATCCTCGGGGCTCACCACGCTCTTCATGTTCCTGTCCAAGAACCCGGCCGTGGCGGCCGCCATGCGCGCGGAGGCCGGCAGCCGGAAGCCCGTGACCTACGAGCACCTGAAGGGCCTGCACTACACCCACGCGGTGATCTACGAGAACCTGCGGCTGTTTCCGCCGGTGCAGTTCGACTCCAAGttctgcgccgccgccgacgtgctCCCGGACGGCACCTACGTGGGGGCTGGATCGCGCGTGATGTACCACCCCTACGCCATGGGCCGCATGCCCTCCATCTGGGGCGCCGACTGCGAGGCTTTCCGGCCGGAGCGATGGCTCACCGGCCCCGGTGGATCGTTCGCCCCCGTGAGCCTGTACAAGTACCCGGTGTTCCAAGCTGGCCTGCGCGTTTGCCTGGGCAAGGAGCTCGCCGTCACCGAGATGAAGGCGGTGAGCGTGGCAGTGGTGAGAGCGTTCGACGTGGAGGTGGTCGGAGAGAATGCATGCGCGCCAAAGTTCGCGCCAGGGCTCACCGCATCACTCAGCGGTGGGCTCCCAGTGAGGGTTAGGCGGCGTGTTTGA